In Triticum aestivum cultivar Chinese Spring chromosome 5B, IWGSC CS RefSeq v2.1, whole genome shotgun sequence, the following proteins share a genomic window:
- the LOC123117719 gene encoding ER lumen protein-retaining receptor: MNLFRLAGDMTHLVSVVVLLLKIHTIKSCAGISLKTQELYALVFAARYLDLFVHFVSLYNTVMKLVFLASSFSIVWYMRKHKIVRRTYDKEHDTFRHHFIVLPCLVLALLINERFTFREVMWAFSIYLEAVAILPQLVLLQRTRNIDNLTGQYVFFLGAYRVLYILNWIYRYFTEPHFVHWISWIAGIVQTMLYADFFYYYIMSWKNNVKLELPA, encoded by the exons ATGAATCTGTTTCGGCTCGCCGGGGACATGACCCACCTCGTCAGCGTGGTGGTGCTGCTCCTCAAGATCCACACAATCAAGTCCTGCGCAG GCATATCTCTGAAGACGCAGGAGCTATACGCACTAGTTTTTGCGGCTCGCTACCTGGACCTGTTTGTGCATTTTGTATCTTTGTATAACACCGTCATGAAGCTGGTCTTCCTGGCGAGCTCCTTCTCAATAGTTTGGTACATGAGGAAGCATAAGATCGTGCGTAGGACCTATGACAAGGAGCACGACACCTTTCGCCATCATTTCATAGTGCTGCCATGTTTGGTTCTGGCTCTCCTCATCAATGAGAGGTTCACCTTCAGAGAG GTGATGTGGGCATTCTCCATTTACTTGGAAGCTGTAGCAATTCTGCCTCAACTTGTGTTGCTACAGCGCACAAGGAATATTGACAACTTGACTGGCCAATATGTCTTCTTCTTGGG TGCCTACCGCGTACTTTATATCCTCAACTGGATTTACCGATACTTCACTGAGCCCCATTTTGTTCACTGGATAA GCTGGATTGCGGGTATCGTGCAGACTATGCTGTATGCTGACTTCTTCTACTATTACATAATGAG CTGGAAGAACAACGTGAAGCTAGAGCTACCAGCCTGA